The genomic DNA GTGTGAGCGAAAGGTAATTCAAACAGATACCAGTCATGAAAACTATCAATTTTATCTTGAAAAACTACGAAAACTACGACTTAGTCGATTAGCATAAGCAGATAGCTGTTTTATAGGCTATCTGCTTTTTTACGTACGAATGTGAAGTAGCAGTAGGTAGGAAGAGACGATACAGATTTGCTTGCGCCTTTACTTCTCCGAAAGTCTAGATAATGATAGAATACTAGTATAAGCAATGAATCTTCGATAGATAGAAGTTGGTTTTATGAATAAAGCAGATCAAGCACCTTTATATGAAGCATTAACTATGTGGAAGGATCAGAATCCCCTCTCATTTCATGTACCAGGTCATAAAAACGGTACGGTTTTTTCAACTTATAGAAGTGCAGATAACTCATTTAAAGAAATATTGAATATAGATGCCACAGAACTTTCTGGACTAGATGATCTTCATCATGCAGACGGTCCAATTAAGATGGCAGAGCAGCTTACTGCTGATCTTTATGGAAGTATTGAAAGCCGCTTTTTGGTAGGGGGATCTTCAGCTGGTAACCTTGCGATGATCATGGCATTATGTTCTGAAGGGGACATTGTTCTTGTTCAGAAGAACTGTCACAAATCAGTACTAAATGGACTTCGCTTATCGAAAGCACATCCTATTTTTCTTAGTCCATCCATTGATGAGGAAAGTCAGGTTTCAACAGGTGTGTCAGTCGATCTCATCCATCGAGCGATCACAAAATATAAGAATATTAAAGCAATCGTACTGACAAACCCAAATTATTACGGAATGACGAAAGATCTAAAACCGATCATTTCTTATGCTCATCAGAAAGGAATTCCGGTTCTTGTTGATGAAGCACATGGTGCACATTTTGTAAAAGAAAGGTTTTTTCCTGAAAGTGCTTTGAAACAAGGAGCAGATGTTGTTGTTCAATCAGCACATAAAACACTCCCTGCCATGACGATGGGCTCATACTTACATATAGGTGATCCGAAATATAGGAATGCAATAAACGATTATTTACAAGTCTTTCAATCAAGCAGCCCTTCATACCCGATCATGGCTTCGCTCGATTTAGCAAGACACTATATTTCTTCACTTCCTGATAAACAACTTGGTCAAATTTTAGAAGAGATTCTTCAGTTTAAGCACCGGCTGAATAAGATTCCTGGTATAAACGTTATTGGAGATGTAAGTCATGCTTATAAGCAGATTGATCCAATAAAAATAACGGTCCAGTTATCTGGCACCTCAGGATATGATTTGGCAAAAAAGCTTGAGAATGAAGGTATATTTGTTGAGCTTAGTGACCCATTAAACATTTTGCTCATTTGTCCCATAGCATTTAATGGTGAGGCTTATGAGCGAACGTTACAGGCATTTGAAAGGATTGCAGTTCATAGGGATGAAGTCACATTTAGAATATCTATGAATCAGTTGAATCATGAAGAGATAACATTTCCTGCTTATTCTTTTGCGAAGTTGGAAACGATGAATACCAATACAGTTAGTATTAGAAACGCTGTTGGTTTAATTGCAGCGAAAGCCATTATCCCCTATCCCCCAGGAATACCTATCGTTCTGCCAGGGGAGCGCATAACTTTAGGTAAGATCCAACTAGTAGAAACAGTGTTGAATGGCGGAGGACACATACAGGGGATGAATGGTGATATGATTGAGATTGCAATAGAAGAGGAGTAGGGCATTGAAAGGATTATTTATAACATTTGAAGGACCGGATGGCGCAGGTAAGTCAACACAGGTTCAAAAACTAGCCGATTATTTAAACGAAAAAGGCATTCGTTTTATTCATACAAGAGAGCCAGGTGGTACAGCTATAAGCGATCAAATTAGATCTTTGATCCTTAATCCAGAACATGAAGAGATGGTGGATGAGACGGAAGTACTTCTTTATGCTTCATCCCGAGCTCAGCATGTGAGAGAAAAGATTCTTCCAGCATTAAATGAAGGATATCTTGTACTATGTGATCGCTTTGTTGATGCATCAGTGGCTTATCAGGGGGTTGGCCTTGGACTAGATGTAGAAACGATAAAGGTCATCAATGAATTTGCAACAGGAGGGCTAACACCTGATCGAAGCTATATGATTGATCTTCCTGTTTCTGTTGGTAAAGAAAGAATGGCAGCAAGAAATCAACTTGATCGTATTGAACAAAAAGGAACAGCTTATCATGAAAAGGTGAGAGAAGCTTTTCTGGAATTATATAAAAATAATAATGAACGGATTCATTTGATCGATGGTGAAAATGCTGTCGATGAGATTTTTTCGTCAATAAAAAAGGATTTTACAGTGTTGTGGGATAACTATTGTAGTAATAACTAATTGACGGGTGCATGCTTGCCGCCCGGGGAGGGATACACATGAAACTAGTAATGGCTGTCGTTCAGGATAAGGATAGCAATCGGTTATCCAATGCCCTGGTCGATCATAATTTCCAGGCGACAAAGCTTGCGACTACAGGTGGATTTTTACGTGCAGGAAATACGACATTTCTAGTAGGTACGGAAGATCATCGTGTACAAAAGCTTCTTGATATTATTAAAGACAATTGTCAGAGTAGAGAACAGATGGTGGCACCGGTCTCTCCGATGGGAGGAAATGCAGATTCTTATGTACCGTATCCTGTTGAAGTGTCAGTTGGAGGAGCAACGGTATTTGTTCTTCCAGTAGAGGCCTTCCATCATTTTTAATATGCACGGTAGGATGAGTGATAGCAATGACAGATTGGAATGAATTAAAAGACCGGCAACCCACGGTTGTTAGAATGGTCATAAATAGTTTCAAGAAAGAACGTCTTTCTCATGCGTATTTATTTGACGGTGGGGCAGGAACAGGCAAAAAAGATATTGCGGTTCATATGGCGAAAACGTATTTTTGTCAGGAAAGAACAGGAATCGATCCGTGTCAAAACTGCAGAGACTGTAAAAGGATTGATTCTGGAAATCATCCCGATCTTCATCTCCTAGAACCTGATGGACAATCGATTAAAATCGATCAAATTCGTAAGCTTCAGAAGGAATTCTCTTATCTTGGGGTAGAATCTCGAAAGAAAGTTTATATATTGAATCATTCAGATCGAATGACAACTCAAGCTGCTAATAGTTTACTTAAATTTCTTGAAGAGCCAGGACAAATGACGATGGCTATTCTCTTAACAGAGCAAAAGCAGCATATTCTATCCACGATTTATTCGAGGTGCCAGGTTATTACATTTCAACCCCTTTCAACAAATGGGGTTGAACAAGCCTTAGTGAATGACGGAGTAACACCACACCTTGCTAAATTAGCTGCTCAATTAACGAATGATCAGCGTGCAGCAAAGGAGTTGGCGCTTGATGAGTGGTTTGCACAGGCTAGAGCGATAGTGATACAATTGACTGAAGAGTTGAAGGAAAGACCTCATCAGGTTTTCCTAACGATCCATGACAAATGGCTAGCTCATTTTAAGGATAAAACGCAGCAGGATATGGGACTTAATCTTATGCTTTTTTGGTATAAGGATATAATGAAAATACAACTGCAGGATAATCGGATTGTCTATGCAGATCAGAAGGATAAGCTCGAACGTTATGCCCTTCAATTCGGGAGAAAGAAGATAAGTCAGCATATGATGGCGATACTTGATGCCAAAAGACGTCTGAGTGCAAACACAAACCCGCAGTTTGTGATGGAACAGCTAGTACTCAGGTTACGGGAGGGATAAGTTTGTGTATGAAGTAGTTGGCGTTCGCTTTAAGAAAGCGGGGAAGATCTATTACTTTGATCCGAGTAGCCTCCAGGTGTCCAACAAAGAATTTGTTATCGTGGAGACTGCAAGAGGGGTTGAATTTGGCAAAGTCGTATTAGCAAACAAGCAAGTTGATGAAGAGGATGTTGTACTTCCTCTTAAGAAAGTAATTCGCATAGCTGATGAAAAAGATCGCCTTGCGGTAGAAGATAATAAACACGCAGCTGAAGAAGCTTTTGAAGTGTGTGTTTCTAAAATTGAAGAGTACAAGCTTGATATGAAGCTTGTTGATGTTGAATATACATTTGATCGGAATAAGATCATCTTTTACTTTACAGCAGATGGAAGAGTAGATTTCCGCGAACTTGTGAAAGGGCTCGCATCCATCTTTAGAACAAGAATTGAACTTCGTCAGATTGGTGTAAGAGATGAAGCGAAGATGCTTGGTGGAATTGGACCATGTGGCCGAATGCTTTGTTGCTCAACATGGCTTGGCGATTTTGAACCTGTTTCGATTAAGATGGCTAAAGATCAAAATCTATCTTTAAATCCTGCTAAAATTTCTGGACTTTGCGGCAGGTTAATGTGCTGCTTGAAATATGAGAACGATGCATACGAATCCGGCAAAAAAGAGCTTCCAGACGTTGGGAAGACGATTCAAACCGGACAAGGTAAAGGAAAAGTTGTTGGGTTGAATATACTGGAACGTCTTGTTCAGGTCGAATTATTTGAACTCAACCGCGTGACAGAATATACGCTTGATGAATTGATACAAGACGGCGCAGTATCTACGCAAGCCACAGATTGATTGAGGTGGAACGGAAGTGGAGAAAAAAGAAGTTTTTTCACGTGTAAGCTCAATGGAAGAACAGATTGGTGACTTATACAAACAATTAGGCGAACTAAAAGAACATCTTGCAGGACTGCTGGAAGAAAATCACCATCTCGAAATTGAGAATCACCACTTGCGAGAGCGGTTAGAACAAACTTCCGAGCCGAAGAGTCATTCATCTGGCAAAAAGAAGCGCGGTAAACCAGAAGTTGGAGAAGGATATGATAATCTTGCGAGATTATATCAAGAAGGTTTTCATATTTGTAATCTCCATTACGGTAGCATCCGGACAGAGGGAGATTGTCTTTTTTGCTTGTCGTTCTTAAATAAAAAGTAGTGATTTGGTCTTTCCACATCTGGAAAGACCTTTTTTACAATTATATAACTTGTTCACTAAAGAATTAAAATAGATAGGAGAAAAGCATCATGCATTTATATGATGATGAACGGATTGATTACATCATTGAAAATGAATTAAGAATTATTCAAAGCCCAACGGTATTTTCTTTTTCTCTAGATGCCGTTCTACTTGCGCGATTTGCCTGGGTGCCGATAAAACGTGGTAAAATAATTGATCTTTGTACAGGTAATGGCATTATTCCACTTCTATTATCGAGAAGAAGTCAGGTTCCGATTGATGCGGTCGAAATTCAAGATCGGCTATATGACATGGGGACGAGAAGTGTGGATTTAAATGACCTTAATGATCAGCTTACCCTACATCATGGGGATATTCGGGACCTACCTGCTGGGTTATTAAAGGAATCTTATGATGCAGTAACATGCAACCCACCCTATTTTCAAAGTAAGCGAAATGAACAGCGTAATCTAAATGAACACCTTACCATCGCCCGACATGAAGTTATGTGTACTCTCGAAGATGTTATTCAATCTTGCAGTCGTTTAGCGAAACAGGGTGGGAAGGTATCACTGGTTCATCGTCCTGAGAGGTTACTTGATATTGTGACGCTAATGAGAAAATACCGTGTTGAACCTAAGAGAATGCAGCTCGTATATCCGAAAGCTGGTAAAGAAGCAAATACGCTATTAATAGAAGGAATTAAAGATGGGAAGCCTGATTTAAAAGTGTTGCCGCCGTTCATCGTTTATCAGAAAGATAATACGTATAGTGACGAGATGAGAAATGTTTATGAAGAACTATAGTCATTTTGTCTATATGCTCGAATGTCGAGATGGTAGTTATTATACAGGCTATACGACGGACTTATCTCATCGATTAGCTCAACATGAATGTGGAAAAGGTGCAAAATATACGAGGGGGAGAGGTCCACTACGCCTCGTTTATCAAGCGGAATATGAGACAAAAAGTGAAGCAATGCAAGAAGAATATCGGATCAAACAACTATCTCGTATTCAAAAAGAAAAGATAATAAAAGAAAAGAGGCAAGTTCATGTGGAGTCAGAAGAGTTACAAAGAGAGCGAGACAGGTAAACTTTATCTCGTACCTACCCCTATCGGAAACCTGAATGATATGACTTTCCGCGCTATTCAGACGTTAAAAGACGTAGATCTTATTGCTGCAGAAGATACAAGACAATCAAAAAAGCTAACGAATCATTTTGAGATTGAGACACGGTTGATTAGCTATCATGAACATAACAAGGAATCGAGTGGATATAAACTTCTGGAGCGATTAAGGGAAGGACAAAGTATTGCCCTTATTAGCGATGCTGGAATGCCCGCTATTTCAGATCCTGGTTATGAAATTGTGTCAGCATGTGTGGCAGAGGAAATCCCTGTTATTCCCTTACCAGGTGCGAATGCAGCAATTACTGCTCTTGTGGCATCAGGTTTGCCAACACAGCATTTCTATTATTATGGTTTTTTATCTAGACAAAAGAAAGAGCGGAAAATTGAATTACAACAGCTAAAAACAATTCCTTCACCAGTTCTATTCTATGAGGCTCCTCATCGCTTAAAAGAAATGATGAAAGCGGTTCTTGAAGTTCTGGGAAACAGAGAAATTATTATAGCAAGAGAATTAACGAAGAAATATGAAGAGTTTATTAGGGGATCAGTTGAAGAGGTGCTTCGCTGGTTTGAAGAAAATGAAATCCGTGGTGAATTTTGTGTGATCGTCGAAGGTGGCATAGCCGAAGAAGTGAATGAAGAGCTTTGGTGGGAAGATTTCACCTTACGAGATCATGTAGAACACTATATTAATGACGGAATGAAAAGTAAGGATGCGATCAAACAAGTGTCGATTGATCGCGAGCTACCAAAAAGAGAAGTGTATCAGGCCTATCATGTAGAATCTTAGAGTACAAAAAAAGCTCCTGCCTTTATTGGCAGGAGCTTTTCTATACGTTCATTATTTAGCAAGAGCTTTTTGGATTTCTTCCAATACTTGCTCCGCACCTTCGCGACTAAGGATTAGTTTGCCGTTACCGATGGCAAGATTGTCATCGGATACTTCACCAGTTACCTGGCAAGTCATGTTAGGCTTATACTTTTTTAGGATGATGCGCTCATCGTCAACGTAGATTTCAAGAGCGTCCTTTTCTGCAATACCAAGTGTACGGCGTAGTTCGATCGGAATAACAACACGGCCAAGCTCGTCAACTTTACGTACAATACCAGTAGATTTCATGTTTTATACTCCCCTATTCCCAATTTTTTATTAATTACGTCAGGATTCGACAAATTTCTCTATTTATGTTCTATATAATACCAGTGTTTCCCATAAGCGTCAATCCTTTTAATCGGGTAAATATTTCCTATAATAGGTTTGTTACGGGATTCGAAGTACTATATTATTACCAAAACCTGACTTCCTTAAATAAATGATTCGACAATTTTCTTGTAAATCCTTCGACATTAATTGTAAATTTGTGTAGGTTACGCGATTTAAGCTCCGCTTCCTTGCATTTCTTCCTTAAATTAGTTATATTTTGATGAAGAAGAATTGTACTTGAATGAACAAAATGACGTTACACAGCGATACGCAAACGCGGGCTGTAGTTGAGAGTTGCTAACGTTCTCGTCCTACATGGGGCGGGAGCTTTTTATCCAGTAGCCCCCACCTCTAAACGTGAGTCAATTTTGCGTTAAGGTGGGGGATTCACTGTTCTAAAGAACGAATTAAGCTTTTCACTTTATCACTGTTTTAATCAAGGAGGAAGCAACATGGGTGACAAGACGTTTTATATTACGACACCGATCTATTATCCTAGTGGAAAGCTCCACATAGGTCATGCCTACACAACTGTAGCAGGAGACGCTATGGCACGTTACAAGCGTTTAAGAGGTTTTGATGTTCAGTATTTAACAGGAACGGATGAACATGGGCAAAAGATCCAAAAGAAAGCACACGAGCAGGGGGTTACTCCTCAGAAGTATGTTGATGACATCGTTGCTGGCATTAAAGATTTGTGGGATAAGTTAGACATTAGTTACGATGATTTTATCCGTACAACCGAAAAGCGTCACGAGGAAATTGTCGAAACGATTTTTCAAAAGATGTATGAGAAGGGTGATATCTACCTTGACCAATATGAAGGTTGGTATTGCACACAATGTGAGTCCTTCTTTACTGAACGCCAGTTAGTCGATGGGAAATGTCCCGACTGTGGACGTGAGGTGGAGAAAGTAAAGGAAGAGTCCTACTTCTTTAAAATGGGCAAGTATTCCGATCGTCTATTGAAATTTTATGAAGACAATCCCGAGTTTATCCAGCCGGAATCTCGAAAAAATGAAATGATCAATAACTTTATCAAGCCTGGTCTTGAGGATCTTGCGGTATCAAGAACTTCTTTTGACTGGGGTGTTAAAGTTCCAGGAGATCCGAAACATGTCATTTATGTTTGGATCGATGCATTGTCCAATTACATCACCTCCCTTGGGTATGGCACTGAGAATGATGAGCTTTATAATAAGTTCTGGCCAGCGGATGTGCATCTTGTTGGGAAAGAAATCGTTCGTTTCCATACGATTTACTGGCCAATTATGCTGATGTCACTAGACCTGCCGTTACCAAAGAAAGTTTTTGCTCATGGTTGGTTGTTAATGAAAGATGGAAAAATGTCTAAATCCAAAGGTAATGTGGTTGACCCAGTTACCTTAATTGATCGCTATGGACTTGATGCTTTACGTTATTATTTATTGCGTGAAGTACCGTTCGGTTCAGATGGCGTCTTTACACCTGAGAGCTTTGTGGAGCGAATCAATCATGATTTGGCGAACGATCTCGGCAACCTGTTAAATCGAACAGTAGCGATGATCGCTAAGTACTTCGACGGTGAAGTACCTCTGTATGAAGGATCGGTCACAGATTTTGATGATACTCTTGTAGAGATGGTAGATTCAACAATTTCCAAAGTAGAGACCTCTCTTGAAAACATGGAGTTTTCAGTTGCCCTTGCTTCGATTTGGCAGCTCATTAGTCGAACGAACAAGTACATTGATGAAACAGAACCATGGATTCTTGCTAAAGAAGAAACTCATAAAGACAAGCTTGGTGCTGTAATGGTTCACCTCGCTGAATCATTGAGACAAGTGGGTATTCTATTGCAGCCTTTCCTTACGCAAACGCCTAAAAAGATCTGGTCACAGCTAGGTATTGAAGAAGGCGAGAAAACAAGCTGGGAATCATTAGGATTCAAAAAAGGATTCGGTGGTACAACGGTTCAAAAAGATGCTCCGCTTTTCCCAAGACTTGACCGTGAAGAAGAGGTTGCATATATAGTTGAACAAATGGGTGGCAATGTCGTTAAGGAAGCACCGCCAATTGAAAAACCAGATTTAGATGAGATTTCAATTGATGACTTTACAAAAGTTGATTTAAGAGTCGCCCAAGTACTTGAAGTAGAGCCGGTGAAAAAAGCCAATAAGTTATTGAAATTAAAATTAGATCTTGGTTATGAAACGAGACAAGTTGTTTCAGGAATTGCAAAACATTATAAACCAGAGGAACTCATCGGCAAAAAAGTTGTTTGTGTTTCCAATCTTAAGCCAGTAAAGCTTAGAGGAGAATTATCTGAAGGTATGATTCTAGCAGGTGAGCATGACGGCGAGCTGAAATTGTCGACTATTGCTGAAAGCTTGCCAAATGGAACACAAATCAAATAATGACTCATGACTCGGTCTTAAAATAGACCGGGTCTTTTTTACTTTCTAATTCACAATAAATCCCTGCCATTTACTTTGCTATTTGTGACTAAACTTCCATTTTGAGTTGCAAGATAAGTATATAAAAAAGAACCAAAACACCTTAATATACAGAATATTCTAACTTATTTTGTGAGCATTGTAAACAAAATGTAATTAAAATGAAACTGTTTAGACTTAGAAAATAACTAGGACATTTGGTACACTAGCATCGTACTAGAGCGGAGAAGGAGTTTTGACATGTTATTCGACACACACACGCATTTGAATGTTGAACAATTTTCCGAAGATCAAAAAGAAGTAATTGAGCGTGCCCAGACAGCGGGAGTAAGCAAGATGGTTGTTGTTGGTTTTGATCGTGAAACGATAACACATGCTATGGAACTTGTTGAACAGTATGATTTTCTTTATGCAGCCGTAGGTTGGCATCCTGTTGATGCGATTGATATGAAAGAAGAGGACCTTGAGTGGATTGAAGAACTTGCTGGTCATCCAAAAGTAGTAGCAATCGGTGAAATGGGACTTGATTATCATTGGGACAAATCACCTCATGACATACAAAAAGATGTTTTTCGTAAGCAAATTCAACTTGCGAAAAAAGTGAAATTACCGATCATCATACATAATCGTGAAGCGACGCGAGATGTCATTGATGTATTGAAAGAAGAAAATGCAGCTGAGGTAGGTGGCATCATGCACTGTTTCGCTGGAACTGTAGAAGAGGCTAATGAGTGCCTTGATATGAATTTCTACATTTCTCTAGGTGGACCAGTAACGTTTAAGAACGCTAAACTACCAAAAGAAGTAGCGAAAGAAATACCAATTGATCGTTTGCTAATTGAAACGGACTGTCCTTTTCTAGCACCACACCCAAACCGCGGGAAGCGAAATGAACCTTCATATGTGAAGCTCATCGCTGAACAAATTGCGGATTTGAAAGAAATGGATTATGAAGAATTAGCAAGAAGAACATCCGAAAATGCTATGACATTATTCGGTATTAGTCGCTAATAAAAAAGACCGTTGTCGTTGAAAAGAAATGATAGGATGCTTTTAAAAATAACTTCTCCCATCATACAAGATCAAAGTAGATGCCTTTTCTACTAAACTAGCAATTGGGGATAAGTAAGAAGCTTTTCTTTTTGAAACACAGTCGGTTCAGGGGGTAACTATGACAATGAAATCGAACATGGAAAACTTTTTTGCTCGCGTTAAGGGTGGAAAGAACGTATTCATGATTTGTTTAAGTGTAATTGTACTAGGTTTAGTCTCCGGCTTTATCGTGTTTGAAACTACAAAAGCTTCGGTCACGCTTGTCCTTGATGGGGAAGAGAAGCCGGTAGATACACATGCAGATACAGTTGCGGAGTTATTAAAGGATGAAGAATTGAATCCTGGTTCTCATGATTATTTAAGTCACGATTTATCAGCCAAGGTTGAGGCTGGAGATGTGGTTGAATGGAAACCGGCTTTTCAAGTAACGCTATCGATTAATGGGGATAACCAACAAGTTTGGTCCACCAAAGATACAGTGAAAGGGTTTCTTGAAGATCAAAACATGGAGCTCGGTAAGCATGATCAAATGTCTGTATCACTCGATGATGAATTGAAAGAAAATATGACGATTGCCGTTGATGAAGCTTTCAAAGTTGCGGTAAACGACGGTGGGAAACAAAAAGAGATTTGGACAACTTCGACTACGGTCGCTGGCTTTTTAGAACAGCAGAATATACAACTTGGAGAACTTGATCGCGTAGAACCCAAAAAAGATGAGGACGTTACAGCGAACTCGGAAATCAATGTGATTCGAGTGGAAAAGGTCACCGATGTAGTGGAAGAGACGATTGACTATGCAACGATTAAGAAGAATGATAGTTCAATTCAAAAAGGTAAAGAAACAGTCCTAGAAGACGGACAAGAAGGCAAGCGGGAGAAACATTACGAAGTTGTTTTAGAAAATGGTAAAGAGGTTTCCCGTGAGCTTAAGAAAACCGATGTAGTGAAGGAAAGCAGTGACAAAATCGTTGCTGTTGGTACCCAGGTTATTACACAAACAGCTGTGAAAACTAGCAGTGCCCCTTCAACTCAATCTAAATCAACAAAGACAGCTAGTAAGCCTGCTACAAAAACTTCAAAATCACCATCTAAACCTGAAAGTAAGTCGTCAGGGAAGGTAATGAACGTATCGACGACAGCTTATACGGCAAATTGTGCTGGCTGTTCAGGTATCACATCTACGGGCTTTAACTTAAAATCTAATCCTGATGCGAAAATCATTGCGGTTGATCCTAGTGTGATTCCCCTCGGCTCAAAAGTTCACGTAGAAGGATATGGAACGGCTATTGCGGCTGATACGGGTGGTGCGATTAAAGGTAACAAGATTGATGTGTTTTTCTCTTCGAAGTCTGCAGCTTACGCATGGGGAAACAAGACTGTTCAAATTACAATTCTCGATTAGTGATCGAGATATGGTATGCTAATAACACAGAGTGGGGAAAGTCTCTCTCTGTGTTTTTTGTATGATAAAGAAAAGATTTATGAGAGAAACTATAAAAATTCACGTGTAGTTATAATAACAGGGTAGAATCGGTTATGTATTATGGAGGAAACAGAGTGAAAGTAAAAGAAATCATTATCGTAGAAGGCAAAAACGATACATTGGCTGTGAAACGAGCGCTTGATGCGGATACGCTAGAAACGAATGGATCTGAGATTAGCGAAGAGACGCTTAGACGTATTGAGCTTGCTTGGAAGAAACGAGGCGTAATTGTTTTTACAGATCCAGATTATCCTGGTACAAGAATTCGTCAAATCATTAGTGACCGACTGCCTTCTTGTAAACACGCCTTTCTAAATAAAAAACGTGCCATCTCATCTAATGGAAAGAAAGTTGGAATTGAACATGCCTCTATTCAGGATATTCAAGAAGCCATTCTTTCAGTAAGAGAAGAGATAGAAGCTCCAGATGTTTTGATTGAATGGGAGGATCTTATCGCTGCTGGTCTGGTTGTAGGCGATCGTTCTAAGGAGAGAAGAAAAGCTTTAGGAG from Pseudalkalibacillus hwajinpoensis includes the following:
- the rnmV gene encoding ribonuclease M5 — protein: MKVKEIIIVEGKNDTLAVKRALDADTLETNGSEISEETLRRIELAWKKRGVIVFTDPDYPGTRIRQIISDRLPSCKHAFLNKKRAISSNGKKVGIEHASIQDIQEAILSVREEIEAPDVLIEWEDLIAAGLVVGDRSKERRKALGDRLQMGYMNGKQLFKRLQMFQISREEFSQALEEVLQEEEK
- a CDS encoding G5 and 3D domain-containing protein, yielding MTMKSNMENFFARVKGGKNVFMICLSVIVLGLVSGFIVFETTKASVTLVLDGEEKPVDTHADTVAELLKDEELNPGSHDYLSHDLSAKVEAGDVVEWKPAFQVTLSINGDNQQVWSTKDTVKGFLEDQNMELGKHDQMSVSLDDELKENMTIAVDEAFKVAVNDGGKQKEIWTTSTTVAGFLEQQNIQLGELDRVEPKKDEDVTANSEINVIRVEKVTDVVEETIDYATIKKNDSSIQKGKETVLEDGQEGKREKHYEVVLENGKEVSRELKKTDVVKESSDKIVAVGTQVITQTAVKTSSAPSTQSKSTKTASKPATKTSKSPSKPESKSSGKVMNVSTTAYTANCAGCSGITSTGFNLKSNPDAKIIAVDPSVIPLGSKVHVEGYGTAIAADTGGAIKGNKIDVFFSSKSAAYAWGNKTVQITILD
- a CDS encoding TatD family hydrolase; the encoded protein is MLFDTHTHLNVEQFSEDQKEVIERAQTAGVSKMVVVGFDRETITHAMELVEQYDFLYAAVGWHPVDAIDMKEEDLEWIEELAGHPKVVAIGEMGLDYHWDKSPHDIQKDVFRKQIQLAKKVKLPIIIHNREATRDVIDVLKEENAAEVGGIMHCFAGTVEEANECLDMNFYISLGGPVTFKNAKLPKEVAKEIPIDRLLIETDCPFLAPHPNRGKRNEPSYVKLIAEQIADLKEMDYEELARRTSENAMTLFGISR
- the metG gene encoding methionine--tRNA ligase — encoded protein: MGDKTFYITTPIYYPSGKLHIGHAYTTVAGDAMARYKRLRGFDVQYLTGTDEHGQKIQKKAHEQGVTPQKYVDDIVAGIKDLWDKLDISYDDFIRTTEKRHEEIVETIFQKMYEKGDIYLDQYEGWYCTQCESFFTERQLVDGKCPDCGREVEKVKEESYFFKMGKYSDRLLKFYEDNPEFIQPESRKNEMINNFIKPGLEDLAVSRTSFDWGVKVPGDPKHVIYVWIDALSNYITSLGYGTENDELYNKFWPADVHLVGKEIVRFHTIYWPIMLMSLDLPLPKKVFAHGWLLMKDGKMSKSKGNVVDPVTLIDRYGLDALRYYLLREVPFGSDGVFTPESFVERINHDLANDLGNLLNRTVAMIAKYFDGEVPLYEGSVTDFDDTLVEMVDSTISKVETSLENMEFSVALASIWQLISRTNKYIDETEPWILAKEETHKDKLGAVMVHLAESLRQVGILLQPFLTQTPKKIWSQLGIEEGEKTSWESLGFKKGFGGTTVQKDAPLFPRLDREEEVAYIVEQMGGNVVKEAPPIEKPDLDEISIDDFTKVDLRVAQVLEVEPVKKANKLLKLKLDLGYETRQVVSGIAKHYKPEELIGKKVVCVSNLKPVKLRGELSEGMILAGEHDGELKLSTIAESLPNGTQIK